The Desulfallas thermosapovorans DSM 6562 region CCGTATGATTAACAATGAAATGTGCCTGGCGGCAGCCCGTGTGCTGGCGGATATGGTTACCCCGGAGCAGCTTTCACCGGAGTATATCATCCCTTCGGTTTTTAATGAAGAGGTGTGCCCGGCAGTGGCCCGTGCGGTGCAACAGGCGGCCCGGAGCACGGGCGTATCCCGCAGGTACTTGTACGAAGATAATGAGCAGGGTAAACTGCTAAATTTTGCTACCACCTGAAATATGTAAACCTGAGCCGGCAGGATTTTTCGGCGTTGGAAAGAATTATAGAACAGGCATATGGGTATCAACATCAGCAGGTTTTTTTCCTGCTGATTTACTTTATGGTGCCGCCGGTATGTTTCCGCCTGTAAGCAGTGCAAGGAGGTTCGGAGTTTGGGTAATTTAAAGATCACAAAGCACCGGGGGGTAACCTGTGCCGGTGGTACGGTCAAACTATTCGGGTCACGGCTTGATATTTACATTTACGTGGTGGATGGCCTGCTGGTGGACACCGGCCCCAGCCGGTTTGCTGCGGACTACATTAACTTTTTTCGCACCCAGTCCATTGAGCAAGTGGTGCTGACTCACTTTCACGAGGACCACAGCGGCAACGCCCCCTGGCTGGATAAACAGGGTATTCCCATTTACATTAATCCCGCCTCGGTGCCGTTTTGTTTAAAAAAGGCTCGCCTGCCCCTTTATCGCCGGTATTTTTGGGGTAAACGGGAACCCTTTAAAGCTCAGCCGTTGGGTGATACGTTGCAAACAACCCGCAGAGAGTGGCGGGTGTTGGAGGTGCCCGGGCATTGTATCGATCACATTGCCCTCTATGACCCCCGGGAGGGGGCTATGTATACCGGCGATCTTTTTGTTGCGCCCAAAACAAAAATAATCATGCGGGACGAAAATATACACCAGATTATTCGCTCACTGCAATTATTGCTGCAGTATGATTTCAACACCGTATATTGTGGCCATGCCGGGGTGGTGGAAAACGGCAGGGAAATGGTGACTCGAAAACTACAGTACCTGGAGGAACTGAAGAAAGAAGTGCTGGAACTGCACCGCCGGGGGATGAATATAAGGGCTATAAATAAAAGAATATACCCCAAAACAGCACCGCTTACCTACCTGTCAGGCAAGGAATGGGCTTCGGAGCATATTATCAGATCAATCATCAAAGACAATTAAAGACAATCAAAGACAGCTAAGGACAATTATTAACTTTGCGGTAGGCCCTCCCCATGGAAAAAAGGCCGTTACAAACGGCCTTTAATTAATTGATTATATTCTTATATAAATATAGTGGTTACGCCAATCAAAAAGCCGAAAAATATGATGGCTGGAATAATGTTTTTATTATCCCATTGTGAATAATCCATTCTAAATTCCTCTTGGGCCGGTTCGTCATGTCCATGTGCTGCATGCGGATCCATAATATTCCCTCCCCCAAATGATTTTGTAGATACTCCTTTAAATACATTGTACATTTAAAGAGCCCTAATTTTCAACACCAAAAGAACACCTTCCAACCCTTCCCTTTGGAATTTGCTTTTTACAGGTTTCATTTGTTAAAAAACTACACAATGAACCAGATAAATGTTGTGCAGGTAAATGTATAGTGTTATTATATTTAAAAGTCCAATAAGTGCATGATGCACATAGTTGCTACCCCAAACATTACTGTGATTACCGGGCATGCTTGGTGAACGAGGGGGAAAATCACTGTGGAAAAAACAGAAGGCGGTGCTAGTGTTGCGCTGGACAGAATGATCCAGCCCATGCTTTTACTGTTGATATTAAAAAAACCGGCTCACGGTTATGAACTAATCCAAAACTTTAATGCCATACATGAGGATGAATTGGTGGAACCGGGGACTATTTACAGAAACCTGCGGCGGATGGAAAAGGATGGGTTTGTAACTTCCAAATGGGAGGCAGCCGAATCCGGGCCGGCCAGAAGGAAGTATGATATCACCCGGGAGGGAATCATTGCCTTGCGAGAAGCAGCGGGCAAGCTGGAGCGGCAAAAAAAACAAATTGAAGATTTCTTGGCTGAGTATCGAAATCTGGCAGTTGAAAAGGGGGGGGACCGGCCATGAAAGCGGACCCGAATGCGCTGAAAATACTGCACGCCGGGGCATTAAGAAAGCCCATTAAAGAATGTATTCATATCCTTTGGGAAAAATATCCCGACCTTAAAGTGGAACTGGATTATGCCGGTTCCCGGGCCTGTGCCAGGGCAGTGGCCGAGGGTAAAATTGTGGACGTAATTGCCCTGGCCGATTACCAGGTGTTTAACGATATTTTAATCCCCCGGTTTGTGGACACCTCCTTTGTATTTGCCACCGATCAAATGGTGCTGGCCTTTGATGAGTTTTCTCCGGAAAGTAATCAAATTAATGAACAAAACTGGATGGATGTGCTGCCGGGCAACCCCGCCATCAAGTATGCCCGTTCGGATCACCGCCTGGACCCCTGTGGTTACCGGACATTGATACTGTGGCAGCTGGCGGAACAGTACTACGGCAGACCGGGCTTGTACCGGGAACTGGAGAACGGCTGGAGTAACCTGTACCCCAAATCCCTCGACCTGGCCGTGGCCTTGATGGAGGGGAAAATTGACTATGGCTTCGAGTACCTTTCCGTGACCAAACAAATGAACCTGCCATATATCCAGTTTCCCCCGCA contains the following coding sequences:
- a CDS encoding MBL fold metallo-hydrolase — its product is MGNLKITKHRGVTCAGGTVKLFGSRLDIYIYVVDGLLVDTGPSRFAADYINFFRTQSIEQVVLTHFHEDHSGNAPWLDKQGIPIYINPASVPFCLKKARLPLYRRYFWGKREPFKAQPLGDTLQTTRREWRVLEVPGHCIDHIALYDPREGAMYTGDLFVAPKTKIIMRDENIHQIIRSLQLLLQYDFNTVYCGHAGVVENGREMVTRKLQYLEELKKEVLELHRRGMNIRAINKRIYPKTAPLTYLSGKEWASEHIIRSIIKDN
- a CDS encoding PadR family transcriptional regulator, which translates into the protein MEKTEGGASVALDRMIQPMLLLLILKKPAHGYELIQNFNAIHEDELVEPGTIYRNLRRMEKDGFVTSKWEAAESGPARRKYDITREGIIALREAAGKLERQKKQIEDFLAEYRNLAVEKGGDRP
- a CDS encoding extracellular solute-binding protein; protein product: MKADPNALKILHAGALRKPIKECIHILWEKYPDLKVELDYAGSRACARAVAEGKIVDVIALADYQVFNDILIPRFVDTSFVFATDQMVLAFDEFSPESNQINEQNWMDVLPGNPAIKYARSDHRLDPCGYRTLILWQLAEQYYGRPGLYRELENGWSNLYPKSLDLAVALMEGKIDYGFEYLSVTKQMNLPYIQFPPQINLSDPRYAGYYARARVVIEGNYPGLETEILGAPIEFAVAIPRNSNQKVLAQEFIDILTGPRGEEVLEANGLIPC